A region from the Sulfitobacter mediterraneus genome encodes:
- a CDS encoding ABC transporter ATP-binding protein, with translation MIEITDMHAYYGKSHILQGVNMNVQEGEIVALLGRNGVGRSTTCKAVMGEVEPKGSVKFKGQEIAGKKAFEIANMGIGYVPENRDIFPGLTTRQNLILGLKPGQRDGEGRWSMQNMFDMFSNLNERADVEASVLSGGEQQMLTMCRTLMGDPEFVMIDEPTEGLSPQMTMKVAEVLQEIANRGISTLLVEQKLAIAMDIAHRVYVMGHGQVVFEGTPAELRARDDVRKEWLEV, from the coding sequence ATGATCGAAATCACAGATATGCATGCCTATTATGGCAAGTCGCACATCCTTCAGGGTGTGAACATGAACGTGCAGGAAGGCGAGATTGTCGCACTTTTGGGGCGCAATGGCGTGGGCCGGTCCACCACCTGCAAGGCGGTGATGGGCGAGGTTGAACCCAAAGGTTCTGTCAAGTTCAAGGGCCAGGAGATCGCGGGCAAGAAAGCCTTTGAAATTGCCAATATGGGCATCGGATATGTGCCGGAGAACCGCGATATTTTCCCCGGTCTGACGACCCGTCAAAACCTGATTCTTGGCCTGAAGCCGGGGCAGAGGGATGGCGAGGGCCGCTGGTCGATGCAAAACATGTTCGACATGTTCTCGAACCTGAACGAACGCGCGGATGTTGAGGCATCGGTGTTGTCGGGCGGTGAACAGCAGATGTTGACCATGTGCCGCACGCTGATGGGTGATCCTGAGTTCGTGATGATTGACGAGCCGACAGAGGGCCTGTCGCCGCAGATGACGATGAAGGTGGCCGAGGTGCTGCAAGAGATCGCCAATCGCGGAATTTCGACCCTTCTGGTGGAACAGAAGCTGGCCATCGCCATGGACATTGCGCACCGCGTCTATGTCATGGGTCACGGGCAGGTCGTGTTCGAAGGCACACCGGCAGAGTTGCGTGCACGTGACGATGTGCGCAAAGAATGGTTGGAAGTCTAA
- a CDS encoding histidine phosphatase family protein — MAELLVIRHGQASFGQDNYDVLSDLGHQQSAAVGETLRDGGWVPDRLVTGTLKRQRDTLTSMGFDGGAAEEHAGLNEYDFADLLNARFKGQVPDVVKGDRKTHFRTLRETVFEWQDATFDGASETYAEFAARVEAAREFVTKTKAKRVLVVSSGGVIGQMTATALGAPARQMMQLNLQIKNTAMTRFMFSGPMFSLHEFNATPHFASAAGAKLLSYS; from the coding sequence GTGGCCGAGCTGCTGGTCATCCGCCACGGACAGGCCTCCTTTGGGCAGGACAACTATGATGTGCTGTCGGATCTGGGCCACCAGCAATCGGCGGCAGTGGGCGAGACGCTGCGCGATGGCGGATGGGTGCCGGACCGGTTGGTCACCGGCACGCTAAAGCGGCAGAGGGATACCTTGACCTCAATGGGCTTTGACGGCGGCGCGGCGGAAGAACATGCCGGGCTGAACGAATATGACTTTGCTGATCTGCTGAACGCGCGGTTCAAGGGGCAGGTGCCGGATGTTGTGAAAGGTGATCGCAAAACCCATTTCCGCACCCTGCGCGAGACAGTTTTTGAATGGCAGGACGCCACCTTTGACGGGGCCAGCGAGACCTATGCCGAATTTGCCGCGCGTGTTGAGGCGGCGCGGGAATTTGTGACCAAGACAAAGGCCAAACGGGTGTTGGTGGTCAGTTCCGGCGGGGTGATCGGCCAGATGACAGCCACGGCCCTTGGCGCGCCTGCGCGGCAGATGATGCAACTGAACTTGCAAATCAAGAACACCGCCATGACGCGATTTATGTTTTCAGGGCCGATGTTTTCCTTGCATGAATTTAACGCAACGCCGCATTTTGCCTCTGCGGCGGGCGCAAAACTGCTGAGCTATAGTTAG
- a CDS encoding phosphotransferase family protein: MSVDTQTLDQAAVSAYLEQHLPGFEGLTGVTKFQGGQSNPTFLLTTPKDNYVLRRKPPGVLLKSAHAVDREYRVQKALAGTDVPVAKMYLLCEDDDVIGSAFYIMEQVAGRNITDPAMPDFSNADRGAIIDEMNRVLAALHQVDIDAVGLADYGPEGNYFERQVGRWSKQYRASETETVPAMDQLMDALVAERPEDDGQRTLVHGDYRIDNMMFDATGTQCRAVLDWELSTIGHPFADLAGVIMQWQMPTGTEGRGMGGLDRAALGLPSDQEFIAAYCQRRGLNGIDHFGYYLGFCFFRMAGIIQGVLKRAIDGNASNPERAIKLGQYVPVFAQHGLDALKRG; encoded by the coding sequence ATGAGCGTGGACACACAAACACTCGATCAAGCGGCGGTCAGCGCCTATCTGGAACAGCATCTGCCCGGATTTGAAGGGCTGACAGGGGTGACGAAGTTTCAGGGCGGGCAATCGAACCCGACGTTCCTTTTGACCACTCCCAAGGACAATTACGTGCTGCGCCGCAAGCCGCCGGGGGTCTTGTTGAAATCGGCCCATGCGGTGGACCGTGAATACCGGGTGCAAAAGGCGCTGGCGGGCACGGATGTGCCAGTCGCCAAGATGTATCTGCTGTGCGAGGACGACGATGTGATCGGATCGGCGTTTTACATCATGGAGCAGGTCGCGGGCCGCAACATCACCGACCCGGCAATGCCGGACTTTAGCAATGCCGATCGCGGCGCCATCATTGACGAGATGAACCGCGTGCTGGCGGCCTTGCATCAGGTGGATATTGATGCGGTCGGGCTGGCCGATTATGGCCCTGAGGGCAATTATTTCGAGCGGCAGGTGGGCCGCTGGTCCAAGCAGTACCGCGCCTCGGAAACCGAAACGGTGCCGGCGATGGATCAATTGATGGATGCGCTGGTGGCGGAGCGGCCAGAAGATGACGGGCAGCGCACATTGGTGCATGGCGATTACCGCATCGACAACATGATGTTTGATGCCACTGGCACCCAGTGCCGTGCGGTGCTGGATTGGGAACTGTCCACGATTGGCCATCCTTTTGCGGATCTGGCCGGGGTGATCATGCAATGGCAGATGCCAACAGGCACCGAAGGGCGCGGGATGGGCGGGCTGGATCGCGCCGCGCTTGGTCTGCCCAGCGATCAGGAGTTTATCGCCGCCTATTGCCAGCGCCGCGGCCTGAACGGGATTGATCATTTCGGCTATTATCTGGGGTTTTGTTTCTTCCGCATGGCGGGGATCATCCAGGGGGTTCTCAAACGCGCCATTGACGGCAATGCGTCGAACCCTGAAAGAGCGATCAAGCTGGGACAATATGTGCCGGTATTTGCGCAACACGGGTTGGATGCGCTGAAGCGGGGGTAG
- a CDS encoding branched-chain amino acid ABC transporter permease: MSDQLTTDPSKPAQRMRAGSMTLTLGPWIVAAIALLVMPYIFTSNSALTIMNQMWITVVFALAYNMLLGQGGMLSFGHAVYMGLGGFFCMHLMNYIEDFGLAFPLPLLPLFGGLFGMGFAMIIGSFSTSGAGTRFAMISLGVGELIAACSVIIVAFFGGEEGISGDRTYGLPFFGVEFLKQIEVYYLISFWLMLSAALMYLFSRTPVGRMANAVRDNPERAQFLGYSARWVRFYSFCASGFFCGIAGGLFAISYEILTEENLNAASSGVILLVTFLGGVGFFFGPIIGAIAFTLLQTVLSLQTDLWAIYVGGLFLATVMFFPGGLAGLMMMHVPAMRLGKASGLIVPYIKTLVPGAIGILGVCALIEMTFHFRHGAKGDNEMTLFWTTFDSHTILPWLIAGVVAAVGLGVARATAPAMKEAWDEANTAGGAS, encoded by the coding sequence ATGAGCGATCAGCTGACGACAGATCCAAGCAAACCAGCCCAGCGGATGCGGGCCGGTTCGATGACACTGACCCTTGGTCCATGGATTGTGGCGGCCATCGCATTGTTGGTGATGCCCTATATCTTCACGTCCAATTCGGCGCTGACGATCATGAACCAGATGTGGATCACGGTGGTTTTTGCCCTGGCCTATAACATGCTGCTGGGGCAGGGGGGCATGCTGTCCTTTGGCCATGCGGTTTACATGGGCCTTGGCGGGTTCTTCTGCATGCACCTTATGAACTATATCGAGGACTTTGGCCTTGCCTTCCCACTGCCACTGCTCCCGCTGTTCGGCGGTCTGTTCGGCATGGGTTTTGCGATGATCATCGGGTCGTTCTCGACCTCCGGCGCGGGCACGCGTTTTGCGATGATCTCGCTTGGGGTGGGCGAATTGATTGCGGCCTGTTCCGTGATCATCGTGGCCTTCTTTGGCGGCGAAGAAGGTATCTCGGGCGACCGGACCTATGGTTTGCCGTTTTTCGGGGTCGAGTTCCTCAAGCAGATCGAAGTCTATTATCTGATCTCCTTCTGGCTCATGCTGTCTGCGGCGCTGATGTATCTGTTCTCGCGCACCCCAGTGGGCCGGATGGCCAACGCGGTGCGCGACAACCCAGAGCGGGCGCAGTTCCTTGGTTATTCCGCACGCTGGGTGCGTTTCTACAGCTTCTGCGCGTCGGGTTTTTTCTGCGGTATCGCAGGCGGGCTCTTTGCGATCAGCTATGAGATCCTGACCGAGGAAAACCTTAACGCGGCCTCTTCGGGTGTGATCCTGCTGGTGACATTCCTGGGCGGTGTCGGGTTCTTCTTTGGGCCGATCATCGGGGCAATCGCCTTTACCCTGCTGCAAACGGTGCTGAGCCTGCAAACGGATCTCTGGGCGATTTATGTCGGCGGGCTGTTCCTGGCGACGGTGATGTTCTTCCCCGGCGGTCTGGCCGGCCTGATGATGATGCATGTGCCCGCCATGAGGCTGGGCAAGGCCAGCGGATTGATTGTGCCTTATATCAAGACATTGGTGCCGGGCGCGATTGGCATCCTCGGGGTTTGTGCGTTGATCGAAATGACCTTCCATTTCCGGCACGGGGCGAAGGGTGACAATGAGATGACCCTGTTCTGGACCACCTTTGACAGCCATACGATCTTGCCTTGGCTGATCGCGGGGGTTGTCGCAGCTGTGGGTCTTGGGGTGGCGCGGGCCACCGCACCGGCAATGAAAGAAGCATGGGACGAGGCCAATACGGCAGGAGGTGCGTCATGA
- a CDS encoding branched-chain amino acid ABC transporter substrate-binding protein, producing the protein MKNITKLGAVSALSLIVGATAAFADNIKIAFIDPLSGPFASTGTNGLHQYQFAADHMVNEKGGVLGGQNFEIVPFDNKISPKESLIQLQVAIDQGIRYIAQGNSSGVANALTEAIDKHNKRNPDSRVLFLNYAAVDPALTNDKCNFWHFRFDANADIKMDALTDVMAADESMKKVYIIGQDYSFGKAVAAAAVANLAEKRPDVEIVGNELHPIGKVKDFTPYARKIVASGADAIITGNWGADMLGLGKSVIENGYDGPIFTYYAAGSGMTAAFGDSAKDRIRLISQGGINPIATEEARATYEAFEAKYPDGNIDQSRIFNVIGMLAQAIEEAGTADDVVAVAKQLEGMEYDSMWGGKIFMRPQDHQAIQDMHVGVHTNENIDFDYDNSGYGVFTESTVTMASMDSPTTCEMKRP; encoded by the coding sequence ATGAAAAATATTACCAAGTTGGGTGCGGTGTCCGCACTTTCGTTGATCGTCGGGGCCACAGCGGCCTTTGCTGACAACATCAAGATTGCATTTATTGACCCGCTGAGCGGCCCGTTTGCCAGCACTGGCACCAACGGCCTGCACCAGTACCAATTTGCGGCTGACCACATGGTCAACGAAAAGGGCGGTGTTCTGGGCGGCCAGAATTTCGAGATTGTACCTTTCGATAACAAGATCAGCCCAAAAGAATCGCTGATCCAGCTTCAGGTCGCGATCGACCAGGGCATCCGTTACATCGCGCAGGGCAACAGCTCGGGCGTGGCGAACGCGCTGACCGAAGCGATCGACAAGCACAACAAGCGTAACCCAGACAGCCGGGTTCTGTTCCTGAACTACGCGGCGGTTGATCCGGCGCTGACCAATGACAAGTGCAACTTCTGGCACTTCCGTTTCGACGCCAACGCCGACATCAAGATGGACGCGCTGACAGATGTGATGGCCGCTGATGAGAGCATGAAGAAGGTCTATATCATCGGTCAGGACTATTCCTTTGGTAAGGCCGTTGCAGCCGCTGCTGTTGCGAACCTGGCCGAGAAACGTCCTGATGTTGAAATCGTCGGCAACGAATTGCACCCCATCGGCAAGGTGAAAGACTTCACCCCCTATGCCCGCAAGATCGTCGCCTCCGGTGCGGATGCGATCATCACAGGCAACTGGGGCGCAGACATGCTGGGCCTTGGCAAATCGGTGATCGAGAACGGCTATGACGGCCCGATCTTTACCTATTATGCAGCCGGTTCCGGTATGACAGCGGCCTTTGGTGACAGCGCCAAGGACCGTATTCGCCTGATCTCGCAGGGCGGCATCAACCCGATTGCCACCGAAGAGGCCCGCGCGACCTACGAGGCGTTTGAAGCCAAGTACCCAGATGGCAACATCGATCAAAGCCGGATCTTCAACGTGATCGGCATGTTGGCGCAGGCCATTGAAGAGGCTGGCACAGCGGACGACGTTGTTGCCGTGGCCAAGCAGCTGGAAGGCATGGAGTACGATTCCATGTGGGGCGGCAAGATCTTCATGCGTCCACAGGATCACCAGGCGATCCAGGATATGCATGTTGGCGTCCACACAAACGAGAACATCGACTTTGACTATGACAACTCTGGATATGGTGTCTTCACTGAATCCACAGTGACCATGGCGTCGATGGACAGCCCAACGACCTGCGAGATGAAACGCCCTTAA
- a CDS encoding IclR family transcriptional regulator, whose protein sequence is MDADQAESKDRNFVTSLARGLEILRCYRDNEPSLTNSDFSDRTGLPKATISRLTYTLCELGYLVADERVGTYRLGAGVLQLGFGVLASMDIIDRAKQEMQALRRGPNSYITVALGEQHGLDVVYLATANSSEGVSLSIRVGSRLPVFHSAIGRAILVGMEDDQREAVFEIAGRQDPEVEAEGRTHFAEAKAEFGDKGFCTGYGRWRSDVNGIAVPVFSLTGARTYGLNVGGPSFRVKKRQLESVYAPLLIKAAEAISVRR, encoded by the coding sequence ATGGACGCAGATCAGGCAGAGAGCAAAGACAGGAATTTCGTGACCTCTCTGGCCCGTGGATTGGAGATTCTGCGGTGTTATCGTGATAATGAACCCTCGCTGACCAACAGTGACTTTTCAGACCGCACCGGCCTGCCCAAGGCAACGATTTCGCGGCTGACCTATACGCTGTGCGAACTGGGGTATCTGGTGGCCGATGAACGCGTCGGCACCTACCGTCTGGGCGCGGGGGTGCTGCAACTTGGCTTTGGGGTGTTGGCCTCGATGGACATCATCGACCGCGCCAAGCAAGAGATGCAGGCGCTGCGCCGCGGGCCAAACTCCTATATCACCGTGGCATTGGGCGAACAGCACGGGCTGGATGTGGTCTATCTGGCCACGGCCAATTCTTCCGAAGGGGTCTCCCTTTCGATCCGCGTGGGGTCAAGGTTGCCGGTGTTTCATTCGGCGATTGGCCGGGCGATCCTTGTGGGCATGGAGGACGATCAACGCGAGGCGGTTTTCGAAATTGCCGGACGCCAGGATCCGGAGGTCGAGGCAGAGGGCCGGACACATTTCGCCGAGGCGAAAGCCGAATTTGGCGACAAGGGGTTTTGCACCGGTTACGGGCGCTGGCGCAGTGACGTAAACGGCATCGCGGTGCCGGTGTTCTCACTGACCGGTGCGCGGACATACGGGCTGAACGTCGGCGGACCGTCGTTCCGGGTGAAAAAGCGCCAGTTGGAAAGCGTCTATGCGCCGCTTCTGATCAAGGCGGCCGAGGCAATCAGCGTCCGGCGCTGA
- a CDS encoding serine hydrolase domain-containing protein, whose product MSRFDAGRLTRIGAWMQSYLDRNRFAGCSVLIAKGGAEQYFHSCGMRDMAAGLPFERDTVARIYSMTKPVTSVALMMLAERGLFHLDAPVSEFIPAFADMRCLIPDAADISQTEPCAPPTLHQLATHTSGLSYPFNPGILARAMDAEDLLFKPDQGSLAAMTDRVAALPLAFRPGSRWEYSVGIDVLGRVIEVVSGKTLDQFLTEEILEPLGMHETRFSVPPHAVERFAALYTPLAGDSFALNAAKTGGDPLRQVDHADKSPFLSASMHSGGGGLVGTIDDYMKFAEMLRTGGRGLLSPKTLAFMMRNHLPGDIASMGPQSFAEQPMEGMGFGIGGAVVLEPGRARSPGSVGDFSWGGMASTFFWIDPVEELSVVFFTQLSPSSSYPARPQLKALVHGALM is encoded by the coding sequence ATGAGCAGATTTGACGCAGGCAGGCTGACCCGGATCGGGGCGTGGATGCAGTCATATCTGGACAGGAACCGTTTTGCGGGCTGTTCGGTCTTGATCGCGAAGGGCGGCGCGGAACAATATTTTCACAGCTGCGGGATGCGCGACATGGCGGCAGGCCTGCCGTTCGAGCGCGACACCGTGGCGCGGATCTATTCGATGACCAAGCCGGTCACCTCGGTGGCGCTGATGATGCTGGCGGAGCGGGGATTGTTTCACCTTGATGCGCCGGTGTCAGAGTTCATCCCCGCCTTTGCCGACATGCGCTGCCTGATACCGGATGCGGCGGATATTTCGCAAACCGAACCCTGCGCCCCGCCGACCCTGCATCAATTGGCGACCCATACGTCGGGCCTCAGCTATCCGTTCAACCCCGGCATTCTGGCGCGGGCGATGGACGCCGAGGATCTGTTGTTCAAGCCTGATCAGGGATCGCTGGCCGCGATGACCGACCGCGTCGCCGCGCTGCCGCTGGCGTTCCGTCCGGGCAGCCGCTGGGAATATTCGGTGGGCATTGATGTGCTGGGCCGGGTGATCGAAGTGGTGTCGGGCAAAACGCTGGATCAGTTCCTGACAGAGGAAATTCTTGAACCTTTGGGCATGCACGAAACCCGCTTTTCCGTGCCGCCTCATGCAGTGGAGAGGTTTGCCGCGCTGTATACGCCATTGGCCGGTGACAGTTTTGCGCTGAACGCGGCCAAGACGGGTGGCGATCCGCTGCGGCAAGTGGATCATGCGGATAAATCGCCATTCCTCAGCGCCTCCATGCATTCGGGCGGCGGCGGTCTGGTGGGCACGATTGATGACTATATGAAATTTGCCGAGATGCTGCGCACAGGCGGGCGGGGGCTTTTGTCGCCCAAAACGCTGGCCTTCATGATGCGCAACCATTTGCCGGGGGATATCGCCTCCATGGGTCCGCAAAGCTTTGCCGAGCAGCCGATGGAGGGCATGGGCTTTGGCATTGGGGGTGCGGTGGTGCTGGAGCCGGGCCGCGCCCGCAGCCCCGGATCGGTGGGCGATTTCAGCTGGGGGGGCATGGCCTCGACCTTTTTCTGGATTGATCCGGTAGAGGAGTTGAGCGTGGTGTTCTTTACCCAGTTGTCGCCCAGCAGTTCCTATCCCGCCCGTCCGCAGCTTAAGGCGTTGGTACATGGAGCATTGATGTGA
- a CDS encoding ABC transporter ATP-binding protein, translated as MSTAALELTGLKKSFGKAEIIRGIDLSIGKAERHAIIGPNGAGKSTLFNLITARFPPSAGTVKLHGEDLAGLEPYQINRKGLSRSFQITNIFPKMTVFENVRCALLWSQGYKYSFWNLVNRSRALTEGAEAILEQINLSERRNLPAGTLSYAEQRALEIGITIAGGADVIMLDEPTAGMSHSETDYITDLIMKVTEGKTLIMVEHDMGVVFGLADRISVLVYGEIIATGKPEDVRADPKVQEAYLGAALEAEH; from the coding sequence ATGAGCACAGCAGCACTTGAACTGACCGGGCTAAAGAAAAGCTTTGGCAAGGCTGAAATCATCCGCGGGATTGATCTGTCGATTGGCAAGGCCGAACGCCATGCGATCATCGGCCCAAACGGTGCGGGCAAATCGACGCTTTTCAACCTGATCACGGCACGGTTTCCGCCATCGGCGGGCACGGTCAAACTGCACGGCGAGGATCTGGCGGGGCTGGAACCCTATCAGATCAATCGCAAAGGTCTGTCGCGGTCTTTCCAGATCACCAATATCTTTCCAAAGATGACGGTGTTCGAGAACGTGCGCTGCGCCTTGCTGTGGTCGCAGGGGTACAAGTATTCCTTCTGGAACCTGGTGAACCGCAGCCGCGCCCTGACCGAGGGGGCCGAGGCGATCCTTGAGCAGATCAATCTGTCGGAACGGCGCAACCTGCCGGCAGGCACCCTGTCTTATGCCGAACAGCGAGCGCTGGAGATCGGGATCACCATCGCGGGTGGCGCGGATGTGATCATGCTGGATGAACCCACCGCCGGGATGAGCCATTCGGAAACCGATTATATCACCGACCTGATCATGAAGGTCACCGAAGGCAAAACCCTGATCATGGTGGAACATGATATGGGCGTGGTTTTTGGCCTTGCTGATCGGATCAGCGTGCTGGTTTACGGCGAAATCATTGCGACGGGCAAACCCGAAGACGTCCGCGCAGATCCCAAGGTGCAAGAGGCCTATCTGGGTGCCGCATTGGAGGCAGAACACTGA
- a CDS encoding acetoacetate--CoA ligase — MTAKTLWTPSPERAAASTMAQFERWVQDNRGLTFEDYNAMWRWSIEDLDGFWSAIWDFFDVRASQEPETFIAKRQMPGAEWCPGARLNYADQILKHADERPDEIALVVQSETFGRSELTWGALRDQVASVADHLRGMGVEKGDRVVAILPNTEVALIAFLATASLGAVWSLCAPDMGHVAILDRFTQIEPKVLIAQDGYMHAGKMTDRRDVLAQINAALPSVDHFVTVAVAGDLPGGHVAWDDLIHGTGAYASTHVAFDHPLWIVYSSGTTGNPKPIVHGHGGVILEAAKQSLHKDISPKDRYCWLTSSGWIMWNSQWMALGQGARVALFDGAPNHPDMGVIWRFVADEGLTFFGAGAAYFSTCMKAALIPREAVDLTALRSLGSTGSPLSSDTYDWIYSDVKSDVWLAPLSGGTDLAGAFVVGHPGMPVRAGEMQCRALGNAVRAFDPLGNELVGEVGELVCTEPLPSMPLFFWGDEDGSRLFESYYDTYPGIWRHGDWISIDEGGASVIYGRSDATINRKGLRLGSAEIYQAVEGLEEVLDSLVVDLEFLGKDSFMPLFVVPAQGGAVDDALKDKINAAIRAQVSARFVPNEIVEVKEVPRTLSGKKLEVPVKKLLLGGDPATVVNRDSMANPDSFDFFIAYANARANA, encoded by the coding sequence GTGACCGCCAAGACCCTTTGGACCCCAAGCCCGGAACGTGCAGCGGCCTCGACCATGGCGCAGTTTGAACGCTGGGTGCAGGACAACCGCGGCCTGACGTTTGAGGACTACAACGCCATGTGGCGTTGGAGCATTGAGGATCTTGACGGGTTCTGGTCCGCGATCTGGGATTTCTTTGACGTGCGCGCCAGTCAAGAGCCCGAGACCTTTATCGCCAAACGGCAGATGCCGGGCGCAGAATGGTGCCCCGGTGCACGGCTGAACTATGCCGATCAGATCCTCAAACATGCCGATGAACGGCCCGATGAGATTGCGCTGGTTGTGCAGTCGGAAACCTTTGGGCGCAGTGAACTGACTTGGGGCGCATTGCGCGATCAGGTTGCCTCTGTCGCCGATCATCTGCGCGGTATGGGCGTGGAAAAGGGCGACCGTGTTGTTGCCATCCTGCCCAATACCGAGGTGGCGCTGATTGCCTTTCTCGCGACGGCAAGCCTTGGCGCGGTCTGGTCACTTTGTGCGCCGGATATGGGCCATGTTGCGATCCTGGACCGGTTTACCCAGATCGAACCCAAGGTTCTGATCGCGCAGGACGGTTATATGCATGCGGGCAAGATGACGGACCGCCGCGATGTTCTGGCGCAGATCAATGCGGCGCTGCCGTCGGTGGATCATTTTGTGACCGTTGCCGTGGCGGGGGATCTTCCGGGCGGCCATGTGGCATGGGATGATTTGATCCATGGCACCGGCGCATATGCCAGCACCCATGTGGCCTTTGATCACCCGCTATGGATTGTCTATTCCTCCGGCACCACGGGCAACCCCAAGCCGATTGTGCATGGCCATGGTGGAGTGATCCTGGAGGCGGCAAAGCAGTCCCTGCACAAGGATATCTCGCCCAAGGACCGCTATTGCTGGCTGACGTCGTCGGGCTGGATCATGTGGAATTCGCAGTGGATGGCGCTTGGGCAGGGGGCGCGCGTGGCGCTGTTTGACGGGGCACCGAACCATCCCGATATGGGAGTGATCTGGCGCTTTGTCGCCGATGAGGGCCTGACGTTTTTCGGGGCGGGGGCGGCCTATTTCAGCACATGTATGAAGGCCGCTTTGATCCCGCGTGAGGCGGTTGACCTGACCGCGCTGCGCTCGCTTGGCTCAACCGGATCGCCGCTGTCGAGCGACACTTATGACTGGATCTACAGCGATGTGAAATCCGACGTCTGGCTTGCGCCGCTGTCGGGCGGCACCGATCTGGCGGGGGCGTTTGTGGTGGGCCATCCGGGCATGCCGGTCAGGGCCGGTGAAATGCAATGCCGCGCCCTTGGCAATGCGGTACGGGCGTTCGATCCGCTCGGCAATGAACTGGTCGGCGAAGTGGGCGAACTGGTTTGCACCGAACCTTTGCCGTCCATGCCGCTGTTCTTCTGGGGGGACGAGGACGGCAGCCGCCTGTTCGAAAGCTATTATGACACCTATCCCGGCATTTGGCGGCACGGGGACTGGATTTCCATTGATGAAGGCGGGGCCAGTGTGATCTATGGCCGCTCGGACGCCACGATCAACCGCAAGGGCCTGCGCCTTGGCAGCGCCGAGATCTATCAGGCGGTTGAAGGGCTGGAAGAGGTGCTGGATTCACTGGTGGTCGATCTGGAGTTTCTGGGCAAAGACAGCTTTATGCCGCTGTTTGTGGTGCCGGCGCAGGGCGGCGCGGTGGACGATGCGCTCAAAGACAAGATCAACGCCGCGATCCGGGCGCAGGTCTCGGCGCGGTTTGTGCCCAACGAGATTGTCGAGGTCAAAGAGGTGCCGCGCACCCTGTCCGGTAAAAAGCTTGAGGTTCCGGTCAAAAAGCTGTTGCTTGGCGGTGATCCGGCAACGGTCGTGAACCGCGATTCCATGGCCAATCCGGACAGCTTTGATTTCTTTATCGCCTATGCCAACGCACGGGCCAACGCCTGA
- a CDS encoding branched-chain amino acid ABC transporter permease produces the protein MELILVNVIDGLVTGLLLFMLSAGLTLIFSMMGVLNFAHASFYMLGAYFAYQISLALGFWVGLLIAPLIVGVMGAGVERYGLRRVHQYGHVPELIFTFGLALLIEELVQFVWGKNQMPYDIPEILNFTAFSIAGNSIPAYKIFMIFISVGIFMGLLYVLTKTRVGMIIQAALSYPRTVEALGHNVPLIFMGVFGVGTALAGVAGVIAGPVLGTFPGMAFVLGSIVFVTIVIGGLGSLWGALVASLLIGWITTFAKSYNIAMSDILNGIGIATPENLSDNMFRDLWTVTSPQIADILPYILMVLILIFRPAGLFGKRES, from the coding sequence ATGGAACTCATCCTCGTCAATGTGATCGACGGGCTTGTGACCGGATTGCTGTTGTTCATGCTTTCCGCCGGCCTGACGCTTATTTTCTCTATGATGGGCGTGCTTAACTTTGCACACGCCAGCTTTTACATGCTGGGCGCCTATTTCGCCTATCAGATCAGCCTCGCCCTCGGGTTTTGGGTTGGCCTGTTGATTGCACCGCTTATCGTCGGTGTGATGGGGGCAGGTGTCGAAAGATACGGCCTCAGACGGGTCCACCAATACGGGCATGTGCCCGAACTGATTTTCACCTTTGGTCTGGCGTTGCTGATCGAAGAGCTGGTGCAATTTGTCTGGGGCAAGAACCAGATGCCCTATGACATCCCCGAGATCCTGAATTTCACCGCCTTCTCCATCGCGGGCAATTCGATCCCGGCCTACAAAATCTTTATGATCTTCATCTCGGTCGGGATCTTCATGGGGCTGCTCTATGTTCTGACAAAGACACGGGTTGGCATGATCATTCAGGCCGCGCTGAGCTATCCGCGTACGGTCGAGGCGCTGGGTCACAATGTGCCGCTGATCTTTATGGGTGTCTTTGGCGTTGGCACGGCATTGGCCGGTGTGGCCGGTGTGATTGCCGGGCCGGTTCTCGGCACCTTTCCGGGCATGGCCTTTGTGCTTGGCTCTATCGTGTTTGTGACGATCGTGATTGGCGGTCTCGGATCGCTTTGGGGCGCGCTTGTGGCCTCGCTGTTGATCGGCTGGATCACCACCTTTGCCAAATCCTACAACATCGCGATGTCGGATATCCTGAACGGGATCGGCATCGCCACACCCGAAAACCTGAGTGACAACATGTTCCGCGACCTTTGGACCGTCACCAGCCCACAGATTGCAGATATCCTGCCCTACATCCTGATGGTGCTGATCCTGATTTTCCGCCCTGCGGGCCTATTCGGAAAGCGTGAATCATGA